One window of the Epinephelus moara isolate mb chromosome 24, YSFRI_EMoa_1.0, whole genome shotgun sequence genome contains the following:
- the cdk4 gene encoding cyclin-dependent kinase 4: protein MAHGTSIQYEPVAEIGGGAYGTVYKARDTESGQFVALKSVRVQTDQNGLPVSTVREVALLRRLEQFDHPNVVRLMDVCATQRSDQETKVTLVFEHVDQDLKTYLERAPAPGLSPTRIKDLMRQLLCGLAFLHSNRVMHRDLKPENILVTSQGQVKLADFGLARIYSCHMALTPVVVTLWYRPPEVLLQSSYATPVDIWSTGCIFAEMFRRKPLFCGESEVDQLGKIFEVIGLPPEDEWPTDVTLSRKHFPPLLPRPITDFVPEINEQGAQLLLKMLTFDPVKRISALNVLEHPYFQDQETLT from the exons ATGGCCCACGGCACCAGTATCCAGTATGAGCCTGTGGCAGAGATCGGAGGAGGCGCTTACGGGACAGTTTACAAGGCCCGGGACACAGAGAGTGGGCAGTTTGTGGCTCTGAAGAGCGTGCGTGTCCAGACAGACCAAAATGGCCTCCCGGTCTCCACAGTCAGAGAGGTGGCTCTGTTGAGAAGGCTGGAGCAGTTTGATCACCCCAACGTGGTCAG ACTTATGGATGTATGTGCCACCCAAAGATCGGACCAGGAGACTAAAGTCACTCTGGTGTTTGAACATGTGGACCAAGACCTCAAGACGTACCTAGAGAGAGCCCCAGCTCCAGGATTATCCCCCACCCGCATTAAA gacCTGATGAGGCAGTTACTGTGCGGTCTTGCATTCCTTCACTCTAACCGCGTGATGCACCGAGACCTGAAACCGGAGAATATTCTGGTAACCAGCCAGGGCCAGGTGAAGCTGGCTGACTTTGGCCTGGCCAGGATCTACAGCTGCCACATGGCCCTCACTCCTGTG GTGGTGACACTGTGGTACCGACCCCCCGAGGTTCTGCTGCAGTCCAGTTATGCCACACCTGTGGATATCTGGAGCACCGGCTGCATCTTTGCTGAGATGTTCAGACGCAA ACCTTTGTTCTGCGGAGAATCAGAAGTGGACCAACTCGGCAAAATTTTTga agTTATTGGCCTGCCACCAGAGGATGAGTGGCCAACTGACGTAACACTCTCAAGAAAACACTTCCCCCCTCTCTTACCTCGCCCAATCACTGACTTTGTTCCAGAGATAAATGAGCAGGGGGCGCAACTATTGCTG AAAATGTTGACCTTCGACCCTGTGAAACGAATATCGGCCCTGAATGTCCTTGAACATCCATATTTTCAGGATCAGGAGACATTGACTTGA